One genomic region from Diabrotica undecimpunctata isolate CICGRU chromosome 9, icDiaUnde3, whole genome shotgun sequence encodes:
- the LOC140451408 gene encoding cathepsin L-like proteinase, whose product MKVSVVFACLIVAIAAELNDYDHWVSFKAKHSKQYKITEEKLRFQIFQDNLREIEEHNARYAKGEVGWFKGITPFADWTKEEFKELLTRQAASRPKLNESLGVYVADPNVKLASSVDWRSQGAVLPVRDQASCGSCWAFSTAAALEGQLAIHKNQKIPLSPQNLVDCSTENYGCSGGDQVLGFKFIKSNGISSDADYPYVGVDQRCQKNVAKTVSTISGYKHLNAKESDLISAIASVGPISVSADATIWSLYAGGLFDERDCGSNINHAILAAGYTDEYILIKNSWGESWGENGYMKLARGHNLCQINEDNSYPIL is encoded by the exons ATGAAAGTGTCCGTTGTTTTTGCTTGTCTTATTGTGGCAATCGCTGCTGAATTAAATGATTACGATCACTGGGTTTCTTTCAAG GCTAAACATTCAAAGCAATATAAAATCACAGAAGAAAAACTAAGATTCCAAATTTTCCAAGACAACCTTCGCGAAATCGAAGAACACAATGCAAGATACGCTAAAGGAGAGGTAGGATGGTTCAAGGGTATCACTCCATTCGCCGATTGGACAAAAGAAGAATTCAAGGAACTCTTAACACGTCAAGCTGCTTCCAGACCTAAGCTTAACGAAAGTTTGGGGGTTTACGTCGCCGATCCAAATGTTAAGTTAGCATCTTCTGTTGATTGGAGAAGCCAAGGTGCGGTATTGCCTGTAAGAGACCAGGCTAGCTGTGGATCATGCTGGGCATTCAGTACC GCTGCTGCTTTGGAGGGACAACTAGCAATTcacaaaaaccaaaaaattccATTGAGTCCACAGAATCTCGTGGATTGCTCTACCGAAAATTACGGTTGTAGTGGTGGAGACCAAGTGCTgggttttaaatttattaaatcaaacGGAATTAGCTCTGATGCTGATTACCCCTACGTAGGAGTTGACCAGAGATGTCAAAAGAATGTTGCAAAAACTGTTAGTACTATCTCCGGATACAAACATCTAAATGCAAAGGAAAGCGATTTGATTTCTGCTATTG cttCTGTGGGACCAATCTCTGTCTCTGCCGATGCAACTATTTGGTCATTATATGCAGGTGGTCTTTTCGATGAAAGAGATTGTGGAAGCAATATCAATCATGCCATACTTGCTGCAGGTTACACCGATGAATACATTTTGATCAAAAATTCTTGGGGTGAAAGCTGGGGAGAAAATGGATATATGAAGCTCGCTAGAGGACATAATCTTTGCCAAATTAACGAAGACAATTCTTATCCCATTTTGTAA